The Actinosynnema mirum DSM 43827 genomic interval ACGACTACGACGAGGACGAGACCAAGGTCTACCAGGGCTACCACGTCGTCGAGCACGCCTCCGAGCTGGCCGGCCGCGACCTCCCGTTCGTCGTGATCACCCTGGACGGGCGCACCAGCCGCACCGGGCAGGGCGTCGCCACGCTCACCGCCGTCGGCGACCTGGTCCGCGAGAACGACACCGTAGTGATCATGTGCGGCGTCGGCCTCGGCCTGCGCCGGCACTACCTCGACGTCCTGGGCCTCGACGAGGAGCGGCTGCTCTTCGGCGTGCAGGGCGCACTGGCCCACCAGGCCGACCCCGCCTTCACCGCGCCCCCCGGCAAGGACGCCGAGGCGTTCGCCCGAGCCGACTACTGCTACGCGCACCCCAAGCGCGGCACCGGCTTCAGCGTCACCCGCCACAACCCGACCGAGGCCGAGCGCTTCGCGTCCCTGTACAACAACAGCGCGGTCTCCCGCTGCAGCTACCTGAACCCGCAGGTGGCCGACGCGTTCAGCGGCGCCCTGTTCGCCATCCGGGCAGCCTGGGGCCTCAAGGGCTGGCCCGCGCTGGACGAGGTGATCGCCGACAAGGCCCTGTGGACGCTGGCCTGCGACGCCCAGCGCGAGATCCTCTCCCTGCCCGCGAACGGCCGCTTCGGAAAGCTGGCCGCAGGCGTCATGGGCCCCAAGGTGACCGCCGCCTACCACCGAGCCCAGGAACGCGCCGTGCGCCCGCTGGACCTGGCCACGTTCAACGCCTTCCACCACGGCGGAAAGGTGCGCGAGCAGGACGTGGAGATGCTCCGCGACCTGGCCGCCGAGGGCGAGCGCGCCGGTCAGCCGATGCCCGCCCTGCGCGAACTGCTAGGCCGCCTGGCCGGCCAGGGCGAGCCGCACGAACTGGCCGCGCAGGGCTGACCCCTCCGCCCTTCCCCGCCAGCCACCGGCTTCCGCGACGACAACGGCCCCGGTCTCCACCTGGAGACCGGGGCCGCTGCACGCGTTCGGCGTTTTATCCCTTGCGCCACTTCTGGTTCGACTTGCCGGTGCACTCCCACTGCTGGAGCGCCGAGCCGGAGCCCCAGGAACCGGTGATGTCCACGCACTTGTTGGCCTGCGGGTTCACCAGATCGCCCGCGCCGCTGAGCACGAACTGCTGCGCCGGGTTGCCCGAGCAGGTGGCGAGCTGGATCGCCGCGCCGTTGTCGCGCGAGCCCCACGCCACGTCCATGCACATGCCGAACGCGCGCACGGTGCCGTCACCGGCGAAGGTCCAGTTCTGCGCGTTGGTGCCGTTGCAGTCCCAGACCTGGAGCCGCTGGCCGTCCTTGGCGTTGGAGTTCGGCACGTCGACGCAGCGGTTCTGGTGCCCGATGATCTTCGTGCCGGACCCGCCGCCGCCGTTGGTCGTCAGCGTGAGCCCGTAGGCCGACAGGATCGGCTTGAGCGGCTGGTAGACGCTGGTGCCACCGTTGGAGCAGTTGCCGCCCGCGCCCGAGGTGACGCCCTGGGCCTGGTTGCCGGAGAGCACCGCGCCACCGGAGTCGCCGCCCTCGGCGCACGCCGTGGTCGACACGAGGCCGTTCACGATCCGGCCGCCGTAGTTCACCGTGACGTTCTTGGCCTGGATGGTGCCGCAGCGCCAGCCGGTCGTGCGGCCGGAGCGGCAGATCGTCGCGCCGACACCCGCCTCCTGGCTGCCCGCCACCACGACGTTGCCGCCGGAGTAGTTGTTGACCCAGGGCTTGGAGGCCCAGTCACCGTTCGTGCGCACCCAGGCGTAGTCCTGGCCGGGGAACGAGGAACCCGCGAACGTGCCCTGGTTGACGTTGTTGAAGCCCTTGGTGGTGCTGCCCGTGCCACCGCAGTGACCGGCGGTGACGAACCCGCCGTTCACGGGAAAGCCCACCGAGCACAGCGTGTTGCCGTTGATGACGTACTGGTCGCCGCCGCGCAGGTCGTGCGCCGGCTTCATCTCGTGCCCCGTGGTGACCCGGACCGAGCCCTCGACGCCGGCCTTGGCCGCGAACTCGCGCCCGGCCTGCTCGGAGGCGGCGGTCACGACCACCGTGTTGCTGGTCGGGTCGACGTACCAGGAGTGCACCGCCTCGGTGCCGTTCCGGGCGCCGTCGAGCGCGGACTTGGTGTCGTCCAACGCCTTCTCGCTGCGCGCGACGGGGACCGGCTCGGCCCCCTTGTCACGCACGGCCTTGGCCGCCGCGTCGTCCGTGACGCCGACCTTGAGCTTGCCCTTGTCGAACCAGGACCCGCCGAACCGCCCGTCCAGCTCGGTCCGCAGCTCCTCCGCGACGGGCACGCCCGCCTGCTCCTTCTGCTGCCGCGCCGTGGCCTCGGCGGGCGTGATGTCCAGGTCGCGCTTCAGGGCCTCGGGCAGGGTGGCCGAGTCCGGAGTGGCGGCTGGTTCAGCCTGTGCCGCTGCCGCAGGCAGCGTGATCAACGCGGCGGTCATGACCGCCGCGCAGCACTGCGCGATGAGTCTCACGAAACAACTCCGTGGGTGCAGGGGGTGGAGAGTTTTGTGAGAGCGCTCTCGTATGCGAGCTTGGCAGGAATGGCGCAGGTGGGTCAATAGGGGATCCCGATACGACGACTGCGCTGCGTAGCGGGGACCGGGGGTGGGCGATCGGCGTCGGAATCAATTCCGGAACTGCTCGAACATCACCTGGTACCCGTCGTAGTCGGCGCCCTGGAACACCACCGCCCACCCGGCGTCCTCGGGGGGCAGGACCACCTCCAGCCCTTCCTGGGCCGCCCACCACCGGTGCAGCGCCTCGACGTCCGGCACCGGCACCGCCAGCACGAACCCCGCCCCCACCGGGCCCTCCTGCGCGCTCGCCCGGTCGCGCTCGGAGATGTAGGGGTGCGCCTGCCGGTCGGAGAGGATCAGCCACGTGCGCCCGTGCGTGAGGTACCGCAGGGTCGGCTGCTCGTCGTTGGGGATCTCCTTGAACCCGATCGCCAGGTACAGGTCCCGTGACCGGTCGAGGTCCGCGACGCGCAACCCGACCTTCACCTGACGTGAGCCCATCACCACGCGAAAGCACCTCCCGGTGTTTTTCTGAACAGGCCCAAGCCTCGCAGAAACCGCCGGGAGGAGCCCTACGTCAACTTTTGACCGGGCCGGGTTCGAGCGGGGCCGGGCCGCTAACTCCCACCCCGCCGCACGATCAACCGCTGCAGCACGATGAACGCCAGCAACAACCCACCGATCACGATCTTCGTCCACCAGGAGCTCAACGTCCCCTGGAACGAGATCACCGTCTGCACGGTCCCGAGCACCAGCACCCCGGCCACCGACCCCACCACGAACCCGACCCCACCCGAGAGCAGACTCCCCCCCACCACAACAGCCGCGATGGCGTCCAACTCCATCCCGACCCCGTGCAGGCTGTACCCCGACAGCATGTACAACGCGAACAGCAACCCCGCCAACGACGAGCAGAACCCGCTGATCACGTAAACCCCGACCTTGACCTGCCCGGTCCGCAACCCCATCAGCCGGGCCGAGGCCTCACTCCCGCCAACCGCGTACACCGTCCGCCCGAACCGCGTCAGGTGCAGCACGTACGCGGCCACCGCCACCACCACCAGCGCGATCACCACAGGCGGCGTGATCGTCACACCACCCGGCAGCTCGATCGTCGCCGTGGCCAACGACCGGAACGCCTTGTCCTTGATCGAAATCGACTCCACGCTGATCACGAAGCACAACCCGCGCGCCAGGAACATCCCCGCCAGCGTCACGATGAACGGCTGCACCCCGAACTTGTGGATCACCATCCCCATCAGGAACCCCAACAACGACCCGGTCGCCAGCACCGCCACCACGACGACCACCGGCGGCCACCCGGCCCGCAGCGCCGCCGCCGCGATCATCGTCGACAGCGCGATCACCGACCCGACCGACAGGTCGATCCCCCCGGTCAGGATCACGAACGTCATCCCCACCGCCAGCACGATCAGGAACGCGTTGTCGATGAACAGGTTCGCCACCACCTGCCCGCTGGCGAACCCCTCGTAGGCCACCGACCCGGCCCCGAACGTCAGCACGAACACCACGAACGTCGCGATCACCGGCAGGAACCGCGACGGCGCCCCCGGTCCGGCCTTCACGGGGAGCTGCGGCTCCAGAACGGTCGTCATGCCGCCACCGCCTCACGTCGCGCGAACACCCGGCTGAGCGCGGGCGCCTGGAGCAGGCACACCGCGATCACCACGATCGCCTTGAACACCAGCGTGACCTCCGGTGGGACGCCGATCGTGTAGATCGTCGTGGTGAGCGTCTGGATCACCAGCGCGCCCAGCAGCGTCCCGGTCAGCGAGTACCGCCCGCCCGCCAGCGACGTCCCGCCGATCACCACGGCCAGGATCGCGTCCATCTCGATCCACAGCCCCGCGTTGTTGGCGTCCGCCGCGCTCACGTTCGAGCTGATCATCAGCCCGGCGACGCCCGCGCACAGCGCCGCGAACACGTACACCGTCCAGATGATCGTCCGGGAGCGCACCCCGGCCAGCCTGCTGGCCTCCGGGTTCACCCCCACCGACTCGATCAGCATCCCGAGCGCGGTCCGCCGGGTCACCAGCGCGGTCGCGGCCAGCGCGGCGAGGCTGATCAGGATCGAGACGGGCAGGAACAGGAACCCCGCGCCGATCTCCCGGAACGCCGGGTCGTCGACCGTGATGATCTGCCCCTCGGTCACCAGCATCGCGATGCCCCGGCCCGCCGTCATCAGCACCAGCGTGGCGATGATCGGCTGAATCCCGAGCACCGACACCAGGAACCCGTTCCACAGCCCCAGGACCGCGCACAGCGCCAGCGCCAGCAGCATCCCGCTCAACGCACCGCCACCACCGGCGATGTGCGTGCAGGTCACCGCCCCCGCGATCGCCACGACCGCGCCGACCGACAGGTCGATGCCCCTGGTGGCGATCACCAGCGTCATGCCGAGCGCGATCAGCAGCGTGGGCGCGCCGTTGCGCAGCACGTCCACCAGGCTGCCGAACAGGTGCCCGTCCTGCAGGCGCAGCGCGAAGAACGACGGGTTCGCCACCAGGTTCAGCAGCAGCAGCGCGGCCAGCGCCAGCAGCGGCCACAGCAGCCGCCGGTTCACGACGCGACCCGGTTGTCCGGGGTGGCGGCGATCAACTCGACCACCTCGTCCACGCCCAGGTCGACCCCGGACAGCTCGGCGACCTTGCGCCGGTCGCGCAGCACGACCACGCGGTCGGAGACGCGCACGACTTCCTCCAGTTCCGCGGAGATGAACAGCACCGCCATGCCCTCGGCGGACAGCTCCGCCACCAGCTTCTGGATCTGCGCCTTGGCGCCGACGTCGATGCCCCTGGTCGGCTCGTCCAGGATCAGCAGCTTCGGCTCGGTCACCAGCCACCGCGCCAGCAGCACCTTCTGCTGGTTGCCGCCGGAGAGCGTGCCGACCAGCGCGTCGGGGTTGGCGGGCCGGACGTCCAGCATCGCCAGGTACTTCGCGACCAGCTCGTCGGCCTGCTTGCGCGGCACGGGCCTGGCCCAGCCGCGCGCGGCCTGCACCGCCAGGATCAGGTTGTCCCGGATGCTCAGGTCCGCGACGACGCCCTCGCCCTTGCGGTCCTCGGAGGAGAACGCGATCCCGGCCGCGATCGCGCCTCTGGGACCGCCCAGCCGCAACGGCTTCCCGCCGAACACGATCGTCCCCGAGTCGGCCTTGTCCGCCCCGAACAGCAGCCGCGCCAGCTCGGTGCGGCCCGACCCGAGCAGCCCGGCCAGCCCGACCACCTCGCCCGCGTGCACCTCCAGGTCGAACGGCTCGATGGCGCCCTTGCGCCCCAACCCCTCCGCCACCAGCAGCGCCCCGCCGCTGCGGCCCTTGTCCGCCCGGTGCTCGATCTCCTCCAGCACGCCCAGCTCGCGCCCGAGCATGGCGGTCACCAGGTCGATCCGGCTCAGCTCCGCGGTCTTCCACTCGCCGACCACCCGGCCGTTGCGCAGCACCGTCATCCGGTCGGAGATCTCGTAGACCTGCTCCAGGAAGTGCGACACGAACAGCACCGCGACGCCCTCGTCGCGCAGCACCCGCACGATGCGGAACAGCTCGGCGACCTCGTCGGCGTCCAGGCTGGAGGTCGGCTCGTCCAGCACCAGCACCCGCGCGTCCACGGCGACCGCGCGCGCGATCGCGACGAGCTGCCGCACGGCGATCGGGTGGCTGGCCAGCACGGACCCCGGATCGATGTGCAGGCCGATGCGGGCGAGCAGATCCCGCGCCCGCGCGCGCATCGCGCGCCCGTCGATCGCGCCGAACCGGCGGGGTTCGCGCCCCAGCAGGATGTTCTCGGCCACGGTGAGGTTCGCGCACAGCGCGACCTCCTGGTACACCGTGCTGATCCCGGCGTCCTGGGCCTGCGCCGGTCCGCTGAACGACACGCCCTCCCCGCCGAGGGTGATCTCCCCGGCGGCGAGCGGGTGCACGCCGGTCAACGCCTTGATCAGGGTGGACTTGCCTGCCCCGTTCTCGCCCATCAGCGCGTGGACCTCGCCGGGCAGCAGCCGGAAGTCCACCTCCTGCAACGCCTTCACGCCGGGGAACTCGACCGAGATCCCGCGCATGTCGACGACCGGTCCGGTCATGTGGTCAGCCTCCGCCGCTGGGGGAGAAGTGGGCGCGGTCCCCGCCACCACACCCGGAGGATGGCGGGGACCGCGGCTCAGGGGGAGCCGTCCCGGTCCGCGCTGGGACCGGGACGGCTCGGCCGCGCCTGCGGCTCGTGCGCGAGCCGGGCGCGGCGCCCGGACGCGCGGCGGCCCGCCGTCGAGCCGCCGCGCGGCGCGGGTCAGTACTTGCGGTCGGGCAGCGCGGCCTTGGCCTGCTCGCTGGTGAACGTGGTCTCCTCGGTCACCACGCGGGCCGGGATCTCCTCGCCCGCGACGACCTTCTTGGCCAGGTCCATCAGCTGCTCGCCCAGCAGCGGGTTGCACTCCACGATGAAGTTGATCTCGCCGCCCGCCAGCGCGGTCATGCCGTCCTTGACGGCGTCCACCGTGATGATCTTGATGTCCTCGCCCGGCTTCTTGCCCGCGGCCTTGATGGCCTCGATGGCGCCCAGGCCCATGTCGTCGTTGTGCGCGTAGACGACGTTGATCTCCGGGTTGGACTTGAGGAACGCCTCCATGACCTGCTTGCCGCCGGACCGGGTGAAGTCACCGGTCTGCGAGGCCACGACCTTGATGTTCGACTTGCCCGCGATCTTCTCCTCGAACCCGGCCTTGCGGTCGATCGCCGGGGCGGCGCCGGTGGTGCCCTGGAGCTCCGCGACGTTCACCTCGCCCTGCACGTTGGCGACCAGCCAGTCACCGGCCTTGCGGCCCTCCTCGACGAAGTCCGAGCCGAGGAAGGTCTTGTACAGCGAGGTGTCCTCGGAGTCGACCGCGCGGTCGGTGAGGATTACCGGGATGTTGGCGCGCTTGGCCTCCAGCAGGACGGTGTCCCAACCGGTCTCGACCACCGGGCTGAAGGCGATGACGTCGACCTTCTGCTGGATGTACGACCGGATCGCCTTGAGCTGGTTCTCCTGCTTCTGCTGCGCGTCGGAGAACTTCAGGTCGACGCCCGCCGCCGCAGCGGCCTCCTGCACGGACTTGGTGTTCGCGGTGCGCCACCCGCTCTCGGCGCCGACCTGCGCGAACCCCATCGTGAGCTTGTCGTCGCCACCCCCGGACGAGCCGGAGTCTCCGGAACCGGACGATCCGCAGGCGGTGAGGCTGAGGGCGCCGATCAAGGCGGCGCACGCGGCGGCGGTGATCTTCTTCAGCACGGGCATCCTCCACGTGAACCACGGTGAACTCGCGGACGGCGGGACCGCGTGACCAGGGTCACCTCGGTCACCTGGTGGACAAGAGTGAACGCTCACATACCGTCCGTCAACCCCCCAGAAACCTCGACGTTGCACGCTTGACACGCAGGTTGAGACCGACCTATGTTAGCGCTCACTTTTGTGACTCAGCGCACGTCAACACCCGGACGTACCTGTTCACGACGCGCGGCCACCCCCGCCGCGCACGACGAGAGCGATGCCCATGGCTCCCGTTCTGCCCCGTCCCCGTCCCCTCGCAGCGGTGTTGGCGCTCGCCCTCGTGCCGCTCGCCCCGGTCACCCCGGCCGTCGCCTCGGCGCCCGGCGGGCTGATCGCCCACTACCCGCTCACCGAGTCCTCCGGGACCACCGCGCACGACGCGTCCCCCTCCCGCCGCGACGCCGTGATCAGCGGCGACGCCGTCCCCGGCGGACGCGACGGCCTCCACCTCGGCGGCGTCGACGGCCACGTCGACCTCCCGGACGACCTGCTGCGCGGCCTCGACTCCGTCACCGCCTCCATCCAGGTCCGCATCGCGCCCGACCAGGCCACGCCCTACTTCGTCTGGGGCATCGGGAACACGAACGGCAGCGCGGGCGACGGCTACCTGTTCACCACCGGCAACGCCTACCGCAGCTCGATCGCCACCGGGAACTGGTCCACCGAGCAGACCACCGGCTCGGGCCACGACCTGCGGCGCGACGTGTGGAAGACGCTCACCTACACCCAGACCGGGAGCACCGCCGTGCTCTACGAGGACGGCGTGGAGGTCGGCAGGCGCACCGACGTGACGATCCGCCCCGGCGACATCGGCGGCGGGTCCACGAAGGCCAACCACATCGGCCGATCGGTCTACCCCGGCGACCGCCACCTCAAGGGCGAGGTGCGCGACTTCCGGCTGTACGACAGGGCTTTGAGCGCCGACGAGGCGCACGGGCTCGGCTTCGTCCCCGACCGTGAACGCGTCCGCAGGGACAGCGCGTCGCTGACCATCGGCGACACCTCGCTCGTCACCGAGGACCTCGTGCTCCCCACCTCGGGCCCGCACGACACCACGATCTCCTGGCACTCCACCAATCCCGGCGCGGTCTCCGCCACCGGGGAGGTGACCCGCCCGCGCGCCGGCCTGCTGCCGTCGTCGGCGCTGCTCACGGCGACCACCACCAGGGGCGACGCCAAGCAGCGCAGGCTGTTCGCGGTCACCGTCCGTCCGCAGCCCACCGACCGCGAGAAGGTCGCCGAGGCCGTGAAGGCGCTGACCGTCTGGGACGCCGACGACGTGCGCGGCAACCTCACCCTGCCCACCACCGGCCTGCACGGCACGACGGTGACCTGGACCTCCAGCGCCCCCGACGTCGTCACGCCCACCGGCGAGGTCACCAGGCCCGAGCACGGGCAGCCCGCGGAGCGGGTCCGGCTCACCGCCTCGGTGGGATCGGGAAGCCGAACGGAGCTTCGGCACTTCGCACTCTCCGTCACCCCGAAGGCGGAGCGCGCCGCGTACGAGGGCTACTTCTTCGGCTACTTCACCGGGGAGGGCTCCGCCACCGGCGAGCAGGTGCACTTCGCCGCCTCGCGCGGCAACACCCCGCTGCTGTGGGACGAGCTCAACGGTGGCAGGCCGGTGCTCACCTCCGCGCGGGGCGACCGGGGCGTGCGCGACCCGTTCGTCATCCGCTCGCCCGAGGGCGACAAGTTCTACCTCGTCGCCACCGACCTCAAGATCCACGGCAACGGGAACTGGGACCTGGTGCAGCGCAAGGGGAGCAAGCACGTCGAGGTGTGGGAGTCCACCGACCTCGTCACCTGGTCGCAGCAGCGGCACGTGCGCGTCGCCCCCGACACGGCGGGCAACACCTGGGCGCCCGAGGCGTACTACGACGAGAGCATCGGCGCGTACGTGGTGTTCTGGGCCTCCAAGCTCTACGCCGAGGACGACCCCGAGCACACCGGCAACACCTACAACCGGATGCTCTACGCCACCACCCGCGACTTCCGCACCTTCAGCGAGCCGCAGGTGTGGGTGGACCCCGGCTACTCGGTGATCGACTCGACCGTCATCGAGCACGGCGGCCAGTACTACCGCTTCACCAAGGACGAGCGGAACAACACGTCCACCACGCCGTGCAGCAAGTTCATCCTCGCCGAGCGCTCCACCTCGCTGCGCTCCACCTCCTACGAGCACGTCGCCGACTGCATCGGCAAGGGGGCCATCGAGCGCGGCGAGGGGCCGACGGTGTTCAAGTCCAACACCGAGGACCGCTGGTACCTGCTCGTCGACGAGTTCGGCGGTCGCGGCTACGTGCCGTTCGAGACCACCGACCTGGCCTCCGGCCGGTGGACCCCGTCCACCGGCTACCAGCTGCCCGCGCGGCCCCGCCACGGCACCGTCCTCCCGGTCACCAAGGCCGAGCTGGACCGGCTGCGCGCGGCGTTCCCGTGATCGCGGACCTCGCCGCACCACCCCCCAGCGCATCGCCCCCACAGCACCGCCGCCGCACTGCCCGCACCACGACCGACGCTCCACGACTCGACGAGGAGTCCACCGGATGAACCGCGCCTTGGCGGTTGCCCTCGCCACCAGCCTGCTCGTCGCCGTCCCCGCGACCGGGGCGGCTGCGGAGGCCGACTACACGATGACGATCGACCCGTCCGGCAAGGGCGCGACGATCGACGACACCATGTACGGCGTCTTCTACGAGGACATCAACCGCGCAGCCGACGGCGGCCTGTACGCCGAGCTGGTGCAGAACCGCTCCTTCGAGTACGACCCCGCCGACAACGCCGCGTACACCGGCCTGACCTCCTGGGCGCCCACCGGCGGCGACCCGCGGGTCGTCGACGACGACGGCCGCATGAACGAGCGCAACCGCCGCTACCTGGAGCTCGGGCTGCCCTCGGGCGTCATCAACTCCGGCTACAACAGCGGGATCAACGTCGAGCAGTCCGCCCGCTACGACTTCTCCGTCTGGGCGCGCACCGACCAGGCCGCGGGCGCCAAGCTGTCCGTCGCGCTGACCGACCCGGCGGGCAAGGAACTGGCCCAGTCGCTCAGCCTCACCGTGCGCGGCGACAAGTGGGCCAAGTACACCGGCTCGTTCCGCGCCCGCACCTCGTCGGTCACCGGCAGGCTGCTGGTCAACGGCACGGGGTCCGGCACCCTGCGGCTGGACATGGTCTCGCTCATCCCGCAGGACACCTTCAAGGGCCACGGGCTGCGCGAGGACCTCGCGCAGAAGATCGCCGACCTCAAGCCCGGCTTCGTCCGCTTCCCCGGCGGCTGCCTGGTCAACACCGGCAGCCACTACGGCTACGACCAGTCCTCGAACTTCGAGCGCCGCCGCTCGTACCAGTGGAAGGACACCATCGGCCCGGTCGAGACCCGCGCCACCAACTGGAACTTCTGGGGCTACAACCAGTCCTACGGCCTCGGGTACCACGAGTACTTCCAGTTCTCCGAGGACATCGGCGCCACGCCGCTGCCCGTCGTGCCCGCGCTGGTCACCGGCTGCGGCCAGAACCGCGCCACCGACGACCCGCAGCTGCTCCAGCGGCACGTCCAGGACGCGCTCGACCTCATCGAGTACGCCAACGGCCCCGCCGACTCCACCTGGGGTCGCAAACGCGCCGAGGCGGGCCACCCCAAGCCGTTCAACCTCAAGTACCTGGCCGTCGGCAACGAGGAGAACCTGCCGAACGAGTACTTCGCCAGGTTCGTGGAGTTCAAGCGGGTCATCGAGGCCGAGCACCCGGAGATCACCATCGTCGGCAACTCCGGGCCCGACTCGTCCGGCGCCACGTTCGACCGGCTGTGGGAGCTGAACCGCGCCGAGGGCACCGCGCTGGTGGACGAGCACTACTACCGCGCGCCGGAGTGGTTCCTGGAGAACAACAACCGGTACGACTCGTACGACCGCAACGGCCCCAAGGTGTTCCTCGGCGAGTACGCCTCGCGGGACAACAAGTGGTTCAACGCGCTGTCCGAGGCCGCCTACATGACCGGCCTGGAGCGCAATGCCGACGTGGTCAAGATGGCGTCCTACGCGCCGCTGCTGTCCAACGAGGACTACGTGCAGTGGAAGCCGGACATGATCTGGTTCAACAACCACGCGTCGTGGGGCTCGCCCAGCTACGAGGTGCAGAAGCTGTTCATGACCAACGCGGGCGACCACGTCGTGCCCAGCACCGCCTCCGGGACGCCCTCCGCGCTGGAGCCCATCACCGGCGCGATCGGCCTGTCCACCTGGGCGACCGCCGCCAGCTACGACGACGTGAAGGTCACCGCGCCGGACGGGGCCACGCTGTTCTCCGACGACTTCTCCGCCGGGGACGCGAACTGGACCAGGACGTCCGGCGGCAGCTGGGCGGTGCGGGACGGGAAGTTCGCCCAGTCCGACGCCGTCACCGAGAACACCCTCGTCACGGCGGGCGACCGCTCCTGGCGCGACTACGACGTGACCGTCAAGGCCACCAAGCAGTCCGGCAAGGAGGGGTTCCTGCTCGCCTTCGGCGTCAAGGACACCGGCAACTACTACTGGTGGAACGTCGGCGGCTGGAACAACACCCAGTCCGCGGTCGAGAAGCACGTCAACGGGGCCAAGAGCGCGGTGATCACCGACTCCACCTCGGTGGAGACCGGGCGCGAGTACGAGCTCAAGGCGCAGATCCGGGGCCGGGAGGTGACGCTGTTCCTGGACGGCGTGAAGTGGGGCGAGTTCAGCGACGACAAGGTGGTCGAGCCGTTCCGCCAGGTCGTCACCCGCGACGCCAAGACCGGCGAGCTGATCGTCAAGGTGGTCAACGCCCAGGCGAACGCCGCCCGCGCGAAGCTCGACTTCGGCTCCAAGGCCAAGATCTCCGGCACGGTCAAGGCCACCGTGCTCAAGGGCTACGCCGACGACGTCAACACCGAGTTCTCCCAGCCGATCCGGCCCACCGAGGAGAAGGTGAAGGTCTCCAACTCCTTCACCCACACGTTCCCACCGCACTCCGTGACCTTCCTCCGCATCAAGGACAGGAGCCGTCAGTGAGCACGCTCGACCGCAGGTCACTGCTGCGCGCCGGAGGGGCGCTCGCCGCCGCGAGCACGCTCCCCGCGCTCGGCGCCACCACCGCGTCGGCCCAGGAGCCGGCGAGAACCGCTGCCGCGCAGGGGGTCTCGGCGCAGGCCGTCCCCGGCCAGGCGGCCATCGACGTCACGCCCGCGCTCCCCACCCGCAGCCCGCTGGTCGAGCAGCGCGCCGACCCGTTCGTCACCCCGCCCACCGACGGCATGTACT includes:
- a CDS encoding ketopantoate reductase family protein yields the protein MKRTPVLIVGAGAVGTVLGHHLRLSGAEVTHLVRPGRAEAHAAPKLLYDYDEDETKVYQGYHVVEHASELAGRDLPFVVITLDGRTSRTGQGVATLTAVGDLVRENDTVVIMCGVGLGLRRHYLDVLGLDEERLLFGVQGALAHQADPAFTAPPGKDAEAFARADYCYAHPKRGTGFSVTRHNPTEAERFASLYNNSAVSRCSYLNPQVADAFSGALFAIRAAWGLKGWPALDEVIADKALWTLACDAQREILSLPANGRFGKLAAGVMGPKVTAAYHRAQERAVRPLDLATFNAFHHGGKVREQDVEMLRDLAAEGERAGQPMPALRELLGRLAGQGEPHELAAQG
- a CDS encoding ricin-type beta-trefoil lectin domain protein, which produces MRLIAQCCAAVMTAALITLPAAAAQAEPAATPDSATLPEALKRDLDITPAEATARQQKEQAGVPVAEELRTELDGRFGGSWFDKGKLKVGVTDDAAAKAVRDKGAEPVPVARSEKALDDTKSALDGARNGTEAVHSWYVDPTSNTVVVTAASEQAGREFAAKAGVEGSVRVTTGHEMKPAHDLRGGDQYVINGNTLCSVGFPVNGGFVTAGHCGGTGSTTKGFNNVNQGTFAGSSFPGQDYAWVRTNGDWASKPWVNNYSGGNVVVAGSQEAGVGATICRSGRTTGWRCGTIQAKNVTVNYGGRIVNGLVSTTACAEGGDSGGAVLSGNQAQGVTSGAGGNCSNGGTSVYQPLKPILSAYGLTLTTNGGGGSGTKIIGHQNRCVDVPNSNAKDGQRLQVWDCNGTNAQNWTFAGDGTVRAFGMCMDVAWGSRDNGAAIQLATCSGNPAQQFVLSGAGDLVNPQANKCVDITGSWGSGSALQQWECTGKSNQKWRKG
- a CDS encoding ABC transporter substrate-binding protein encodes the protein MLKKITAAACAALIGALSLTACGSSGSGDSGSSGGGDDKLTMGFAQVGAESGWRTANTKSVQEAAAAAGVDLKFSDAQQKQENQLKAIRSYIQQKVDVIAFSPVVETGWDTVLLEAKRANIPVILTDRAVDSEDTSLYKTFLGSDFVEEGRKAGDWLVANVQGEVNVAELQGTTGAAPAIDRKAGFEEKIAGKSNIKVVASQTGDFTRSGGKQVMEAFLKSNPEINVVYAHNDDMGLGAIEAIKAAGKKPGEDIKIITVDAVKDGMTALAGGEINFIVECNPLLGEQLMDLAKKVVAGEEIPARVVTEETTFTSEQAKAALPDRKY
- a CDS encoding VOC family protein, which translates into the protein MGSRQVKVGLRVADLDRSRDLYLAIGFKEIPNDEQPTLRYLTHGRTWLILSDRQAHPYISERDRASAQEGPVGAGFVLAVPVPDVEALHRWWAAQEGLEVVLPPEDAGWAVVFQGADYDGYQVMFEQFRN
- the yjfF gene encoding galactofuranose ABC transporter, permease protein YjfF, with product MTTVLEPQLPVKAGPGAPSRFLPVIATFVVFVLTFGAGSVAYEGFASGQVVANLFIDNAFLIVLAVGMTFVILTGGIDLSVGSVIALSTMIAAAALRAGWPPVVVVVAVLATGSLLGFLMGMVIHKFGVQPFIVTLAGMFLARGLCFVISVESISIKDKAFRSLATATIELPGGVTITPPVVIALVVVAVAAYVLHLTRFGRTVYAVGGSEASARLMGLRTGQVKVGVYVISGFCSSLAGLLFALYMLSGYSLHGVGMELDAIAAVVVGGSLLSGGVGFVVGSVAGVLVLGTVQTVISFQGTLSSWWTKIVIGGLLLAFIVLQRLIVRRGGS
- a CDS encoding ABC transporter permease, encoding MNRRLLWPLLALAALLLLNLVANPSFFALRLQDGHLFGSLVDVLRNGAPTLLIALGMTLVIATRGIDLSVGAVVAIAGAVTCTHIAGGGGALSGMLLALALCAVLGLWNGFLVSVLGIQPIIATLVLMTAGRGIAMLVTEGQIITVDDPAFREIGAGFLFLPVSILISLAALAATALVTRRTALGMLIESVGVNPEASRLAGVRSRTIIWTVYVFAALCAGVAGLMISSNVSAADANNAGLWIEMDAILAVVIGGTSLAGGRYSLTGTLLGALVIQTLTTTIYTIGVPPEVTLVFKAIVVIAVCLLQAPALSRVFARREAVAA
- a CDS encoding sugar ABC transporter ATP-binding protein — protein: MTGPVVDMRGISVEFPGVKALQEVDFRLLPGEVHALMGENGAGKSTLIKALTGVHPLAAGEITLGGEGVSFSGPAQAQDAGISTVYQEVALCANLTVAENILLGREPRRFGAIDGRAMRARARDLLARIGLHIDPGSVLASHPIAVRQLVAIARAVAVDARVLVLDEPTSSLDADEVAELFRIVRVLRDEGVAVLFVSHFLEQVYEISDRMTVLRNGRVVGEWKTAELSRIDLVTAMLGRELGVLEEIEHRADKGRSGGALLVAEGLGRKGAIEPFDLEVHAGEVVGLAGLLGSGRTELARLLFGADKADSGTIVFGGKPLRLGGPRGAIAAGIAFSSEDRKGEGVVADLSIRDNLILAVQAARGWARPVPRKQADELVAKYLAMLDVRPANPDALVGTLSGGNQQKVLLARWLVTEPKLLILDEPTRGIDVGAKAQIQKLVAELSAEGMAVLFISAELEEVVRVSDRVVVLRDRRKVAELSGVDLGVDEVVELIAATPDNRVAS